A single bacterium DNA region contains:
- a CDS encoding YraN family protein produces MKEEKSTFYKGMVGEDIAVAYLKSKDYEIIERNWRVGEGELDIIVKQDNIIVFVEVKTAYSNKFGDPLEWVNKAKQRQIGKMSEIWIQRHTIRDCFFRFDVIALKKKEGGFELKHIEDAFML; encoded by the coding sequence ATGAAAGAAGAAAAAAGCACGTTTTATAAAGGAATGGTTGGTGAGGATATAGCTGTAGCTTATCTTAAAAGCAAGGATTATGAAATTATCGAGAGGAATTGGCGAGTGGGTGAGGGTGAGTTAGATATTATAGTGAAACAGGATAATATCATTGTGTTTGTGGAAGTCAAAACCGCCTATTCGAATAAATTCGGCGATCCGTTAGAGTGGGTCAATAAGGCAAAGCAGAGACAGATTGGCAAAATGTCCGAAATATGGATACAGCGACACACTATTCGGGATTGCTTTTTCAGGTTCGATGTGATTGCACTCAAGAAAAAAGAAGGTGGATTCGAGTTAAAGCATATCGAGGATGCATTTATGCTCTAG
- a CDS encoding ATP-binding protein — protein MKIALIGASSTGKSTLATKLARELKLPLIREQARVVLAELGRTLQEIRARNEDILQFQNRVLEYQIASELECADSGFVSDRSVFDNLTLYLRHCPITPEGIEFYRKNVISHYKSFPYDYLIFLRPGEFPVSDDGVRTPDPFYQAQVDGMILAILKLFSVPYYEVHGDINQRIREVKALISTNVNTQFSS, from the coding sequence ATGAAAATAGCCCTTATAGGCGCATCCTCAACAGGTAAAAGCACACTCGCTACTAAACTTGCAAGAGAGCTTAAGCTTCCTCTGATACGAGAACAAGCTCGCGTGGTCCTTGCTGAATTGGGCAGAACGCTCCAAGAGATACGCGCTAGAAACGAAGATATACTCCAATTCCAGAATAGGGTTTTAGAATATCAAATCGCAAGTGAACTCGAATGCGCAGACAGTGGCTTCGTCTCAGATAGAAGCGTTTTCGATAACCTTACACTATATCTAAGGCATTGCCCGATAACTCCTGAGGGCATCGAGTTTTATAGAAAAAATGTAATCAGCCATTATAAGAGTTTTCCATACGATTATCTTATATTCCTTCGTCCAGGCGAGTTTCCGGTATCCGACGACGGTGTCCGGACTCCGGACCCCTTCTATCAAGCACAGGTAGATGGGATGATACTTGCAATTCTTAAGCTCTTTTCGGTGCCTTATTATGAGGTTCATGGCGACATCAATCAACGTATCCGCGAGGTTAAAGCCTTGATCTCGACAAATGTTAATACTCAATTTAGTAGTTAA
- a CDS encoding NAD(P)H-hydrate dehydratase, with protein MNIVTIEIMRRIDRIAIDEMGISGIELMHNAGEGVARVTARIFNDMELDGTIVVFTGPGNNGGDGWVVARLLNREKYNVRVITTVNPDQLKGDARTAFEEANADNIDFELFDHLKIDYENIAFAVDALLGTGAKGAPRGEIANIVRALSEFKIPTVAVDNPTGTDADTGQVEGLAVPAIATVSLCLPKIGQLLSPTREFVGELFVADIGIPDEAISKGRAGLDLRMNTPSEFGAMLPFRPSDGHKGTFGKVSIIAGSLGMTGAAALSAESALRSGSGLVELVVPEGIAKNIDSIVREVVTRPVAHVAKRGCLSVRALGEILTCIKSSDAIAFGPGIGTHRETIDLTSRLFQRITIPSVIDADGLNCIAKLKSRNIDIHFGSEVIITPHPGELSRLLDISIDEVSKGRFTMISDWARKLGVDVLVLKGSPTVIAEGEGPIFINQTGNDGMATGGSGDILTGIIAGFLAQGLKPLESARLGVFIHGLAGDMAEETLGRRAMIAGDILDSLPSALMALEEI; from the coding sequence ATGAACATAGTTACTATAGAGATAATGCGCCGCATAGATCGGATAGCCATCGATGAGATGGGTATATCCGGCATAGAATTGATGCACAATGCTGGCGAGGGCGTCGCTCGTGTTACAGCGAGGATTTTCAATGATATGGAGCTCGATGGCACTATCGTTGTTTTCACAGGTCCAGGCAACAACGGCGGTGATGGCTGGGTTGTGGCGCGTCTTTTAAATAGAGAAAAATACAATGTCCGTGTAATAACCACAGTAAATCCTGACCAGCTTAAAGGTGACGCTCGCACAGCCTTTGAAGAAGCCAATGCTGATAATATCGATTTCGAGCTTTTCGATCATTTGAAAATCGATTATGAAAATATCGCTTTCGCAGTCGATGCACTATTGGGCACCGGAGCCAAAGGTGCACCTCGCGGTGAAATTGCCAATATTGTAAGAGCGCTATCTGAATTCAAGATACCAACTGTCGCAGTTGACAATCCAACCGGCACCGATGCCGATACAGGCCAGGTCGAAGGATTGGCGGTGCCTGCTATAGCGACTGTCAGTCTGTGCTTACCCAAAATAGGTCAACTCCTCTCCCCCACTCGTGAGTTCGTTGGTGAGCTATTTGTCGCGGATATTGGTATTCCTGACGAGGCAATCAGTAAAGGGAGAGCCGGTTTAGACTTACGGATGAATACTCCTTCCGAATTCGGCGCAATGCTACCATTTCGCCCCAGCGATGGACACAAGGGCACTTTCGGCAAGGTGTCGATAATCGCAGGAAGCCTCGGAATGACCGGCGCAGCGGCGCTTTCTGCGGAATCCGCCCTTCGCTCTGGAAGCGGTCTTGTCGAACTCGTTGTACCCGAAGGCATTGCTAAAAACATCGACTCCATCGTTCGCGAGGTAGTCACCCGCCCGGTCGCTCATGTTGCGAAGCGGGGATGTTTATCTGTTCGTGCGTTGGGTGAAATACTCACTTGTATTAAAAGCTCGGATGCTATTGCGTTCGGCCCCGGAATTGGCACCCACAGAGAAACGATAGACCTTACATCGAGACTCTTTCAGCGTATAACAATACCCTCGGTAATAGATGCCGACGGCCTCAATTGCATAGCTAAACTAAAAAGCCGCAACATCGATATTCATTTTGGAAGCGAAGTCATCATCACCCCTCACCCTGGAGAACTCAGTCGTTTATTAGATATATCCATCGATGAAGTTTCCAAAGGCAGATTTACCATGATAAGCGATTGGGCACGTAAACTCGGTGTCGACGTCCTTGTTCTTAAAGGTTCGCCGACCGTTATCGCCGAGGGAGAAGGGCCGATATTTATTAACCAAACAGGCAACGATGGTATGGCAACAGGCGGAAGCGGAGATATTCTCACCGGAATCATCGCTGGATTTCTTGCGCAAGGTCTTAAACCTCTTGAATCAGCAAGATTGGGAGTTTTCATTCATGGACTAGCTGGAGATATGGCTGAAGAGACACTCGGCAGACGAGCTATGATAGCAGGAGATATACTCGATTCACTTCCCTCCGCTCTCATGGCCCTGGAAGAAATCTGA
- a CDS encoding 5'-nucleotidase C-terminal domain-containing protein, whose product MHRKSLLMLGLFLIISFSSFGTNIHFVTINDCHAIMEPFGRRDAITLEAEYGGYCRAVSAMDSLREIYPNIIAVHAGDVITGDFLSQLTIGRAMFDLWMSAGVEAFALGNHEFEYGPELLDSMLGTIDVPLLCANLDATGFPNIASSISPYIIVTYPLETPGDSVRIALIGVTTEETDAAGWTSPLDLSNAITAVETLGVPEDADCAIALEHLDISEDLLVAALPNIDVVIGGHDHSTLLEPEWAIDGVDSTPVVMAGALLRSIGHLTMDYIEGEGLSFVDWDVIPINPSLPEDSSARALLDTYRDSITANLGYDPYVEVAFVADSYIGNWSVAPSYSGYEDTPIGNLVTDAYRQALGTDIVVEFIGSFRMILYRGPVTYADLFRAMPMSYDPETRLNGKLVRIEFTGTELKQLIEYTYMALSFSPEAYPQFSGLSLAYDPDGSLLNKVDPASFYIGGVLWNPSEIYSIGANVLLLYAMDMLGFPYTTVDTSETTAYQALVSYCTDPDFEPVYHSEGRIVNLVTGIIETSIRPLEISLSTNPNPFNSGVRISVSCYSREFWNSNEGVAVEIFDIVGHRVVLFGSAHRTGGSPVAYGINQESSLASSTHEFIWQPDINIGSGVYLVCARGSGGQMVTKRLVYLK is encoded by the coding sequence ATGCATCGTAAATCGCTTCTGATGTTAGGATTGTTTTTAATTATCTCGTTTTCATCATTTGGAACTAATATCCACTTTGTAACGATCAACGATTGCCACGCAATCATGGAGCCATTCGGGCGCAGGGATGCGATTACTTTAGAGGCTGAGTATGGAGGTTATTGTAGAGCTGTCAGCGCGATGGATTCGCTAAGAGAAATTTACCCCAACATTATCGCTGTTCACGCTGGCGATGTTATTACAGGGGATTTCCTCTCCCAGTTGACTATAGGCCGCGCAATGTTCGATTTGTGGATGTCAGCGGGTGTAGAAGCTTTTGCCCTCGGTAATCACGAATTCGAATACGGCCCGGAATTGCTAGATTCGATGCTTGGGACTATCGATGTTCCATTACTTTGCGCAAATCTGGATGCTACAGGTTTTCCAAATATCGCTTCGAGCATATCGCCATATATCATTGTTACATATCCGCTGGAAACCCCTGGCGATAGCGTTAGAATTGCGTTGATAGGAGTAACCACAGAGGAAACCGATGCCGCAGGGTGGACGTCTCCATTGGACTTGAGCAATGCAATAACTGCCGTGGAAACCTTAGGTGTCCCTGAAGATGCCGATTGCGCAATAGCGCTGGAACATCTCGATATTTCCGAGGACCTACTCGTTGCGGCTTTGCCAAATATCGATGTAGTTATTGGTGGCCACGATCATTCAACTCTTCTCGAACCGGAATGGGCAATCGATGGGGTAGATAGCACGCCTGTTGTGATGGCAGGGGCTTTATTGAGAAGCATCGGCCACCTGACTATGGATTATATCGAGGGAGAGGGATTGAGTTTCGTAGATTGGGACGTTATTCCTATAAACCCGAGTTTGCCAGAAGACTCATCAGCTCGCGCTTTGCTCGATACATATCGCGATTCTATCACTGCTAATCTCGGCTATGATCCTTATGTAGAGGTAGCTTTCGTTGCAGATTCTTATATTGGCAACTGGTCAGTGGCGCCATCTTATAGCGGATATGAGGATACTCCTATTGGCAATCTTGTCACAGATGCCTATCGTCAGGCTCTCGGAACCGATATTGTTGTGGAATTTATCGGTTCATTTCGCATGATACTCTATCGCGGGCCTGTCACCTATGCCGACCTATTCCGTGCTATGCCAATGAGCTATGATCCTGAGACGAGACTCAATGGGAAATTGGTAAGAATAGAATTCACCGGCACGGAATTGAAACAGCTTATCGAATATACTTATATGGCTCTTTCATTCAGCCCGGAGGCCTATCCGCAGTTTAGCGGATTATCTTTGGCATATGATCCAGATGGTTCTCTACTAAATAAGGTAGATCCTGCATCTTTTTATATTGGGGGCGTTTTATGGAATCCTTCGGAGATATATTCTATTGGAGCTAACGTCTTGCTTCTATATGCAATGGATATGTTAGGATTTCCCTATACCACTGTAGATACATCCGAAACAACAGCATATCAAGCACTTGTGTCTTATTGCACCGATCCGGATTTTGAACCGGTGTATCATTCCGAAGGAAGAATAGTCAATCTTGTAACTGGGATAATCGAAACCTCGATCCGCCCGCTGGAAATCTCCCTTTCCACCAATCCGAATCCGTTTAATTCTGGAGTGCGGATATCCGTGAGCTGTTATTCCCGCGAATTTTGGAATTCAAATGAAGGTGTTGCTGTGGAAATATTTGATATCGTCGGGCACCGGGTGGTGCTATTCGGCTCCGCACACCGAACGGGCGGTTCTCCAGTGGCATATGGCATAAATCAGGAAAGCAGCTTGGCCTCTTCGACCCACGAATTCATATGGCAACCCGATATAAATATCGGCTCTGGCGTTTACCTTGTTTGCGCACGGGGCAGCGGCGGACAGATGGTGACGAAAAGGCTAGTATATCTAAAATAG
- a CDS encoding S8 family serine peptidase has product MKKILSNINIGIVAVLLSILTSHAFIDKSFSKYPTGYNEFSSQSPSTVSYSRGYFGNNEDNISFRYAKLGPSDPLPAPIVSELAADGFKRNFGYYIVKFDGETTEERKNRIISIAKDTPLGARTFYYVPNAAWIFRLSNDVVNEIENLDFIERVAPLIPSFRVLPSLINEKQEPDSVDGMVKIIIQIFQDDDYLALAEILRGMDVQMVDVTRGAHHEYILLKTSPARVREIAIIAALFEGTEWVERRYPNRLYNDWSRWITQSSNFTGMTSGSRLYAQMSVDLDHVPIYRRGLYGQGQLVGYLDTGLDTNSIYFCDPGIPVAKTIGWTVPTETNHRKIRAYNHGTISSGDFDDIDDTMHGHGTHVGGSIAGENEANSPTSGTYNAGDGMAPLARLVFTDGADGTSGIWTPTDMNTLFGYTRNCGAYLHSNSYGSDSPTYYNTNAQECDEFMWDYKDFLIFFAAGNDNSSTPVARVASYGVAKNIVTVGATESGSGWNYETWTNPGSDEGNDPENMAEFSSHGPTDEGLMKPNVCTPGGWYIFSADNIDGGSSCHTGMTFMGGTSMATPICAGMTALIRQYFMAGYYPTGDAVSGDALTPSGALMKAMLILGTRNMTGSWTISATNNSGHQDAPSNGQGWGRVVLDDCMYFNDSYGSDTRKLWLQDVSSGFTSTGQTHTYWLNTGTSTTENFKVVLSFTDYPGSPAVGTSGVNDLNLSVTVDGNAYKGNVFASSGSRSITGGSYDGIDRDEVVWLDPIPNSLVEITVTANVIRTSGQTYALAVAGDISEGEPNATPGTPGLTYNLFDNERTPDRTPTIEWLVPVDDDGDALHFKFQWDDTLDFSTPLGEAATNISATGFTGGPFPVTEGTTALKSYTFQSNLTQGETYWWRVCSYDGTSYSPWTTMLSFTVDTFIDPSDWFQTINQQFTRGTPSGVEIASDKVHVAGMTILFEDDFESYSSQAEFEAEWTTSGTASNCNYSWQTAASHSSSHSIRIYDASSWRRAYFGHTFTALSSGFISVWSGVTSSSDEGEIIRMCSGNFSTRKGQLYYREGYVIYWDGSNRDSLQAIDTGSWHKFMIDFDSGSNEIYVTIDDTSTYGPYTYENGAGTIDRIVCGAYLENSYTGTIYWDDFIIGQDGGAGNGTLISPPIVFDWNSSLDSWNAVNWTQNTGDDIEVVCEERVSGSWIPRDSATTATATGAFDISSLADADTIRLRAKLAVAGSVEPDMFDWSVSWTNLSSIGIEIRKGGVSGPLYSTTEWTIGRLDEGQAIVMNAGDCAYIENTGTVPIDLRLKAETTGWSLANSAGSDAALLMGLFDLESSPPASGEFETPTDVLSTVFKLSGSSDVNAFATSSSNGADISVDVGRYLYLYFQAPTTNSFNAQQSITVTVEAIPSS; this is encoded by the coding sequence ATGAAGAAAATCTTATCTAATATTAACATCGGGATTGTCGCTGTTTTATTGTCGATCCTCACGAGCCATGCTTTTATTGACAAGTCCTTTTCTAAATACCCCACCGGATATAATGAGTTTTCATCTCAGTCACCATCGACAGTGAGTTATTCTAGGGGATATTTCGGCAATAACGAGGATAATATAAGCTTCCGTTATGCCAAGCTCGGCCCGAGCGATCCACTTCCGGCTCCCATCGTTTCGGAACTTGCTGCCGACGGTTTCAAAAGAAATTTCGGTTATTACATCGTGAAATTCGACGGAGAGACTACCGAAGAGCGCAAAAATCGCATTATATCGATAGCGAAAGACACTCCATTGGGGGCGAGGACATTTTATTATGTTCCAAATGCCGCATGGATTTTTCGCCTTTCGAACGATGTTGTAAATGAAATTGAAAATCTGGATTTCATCGAGCGGGTTGCGCCGCTGATCCCATCGTTCCGGGTTTTGCCTTCATTGATAAACGAGAAGCAGGAACCGGACTCGGTGGACGGCATGGTTAAAATTATCATCCAGATTTTTCAGGACGACGATTATTTGGCGCTGGCCGAAATCCTCCGGGGCATGGATGTCCAGATGGTCGATGTTACTCGAGGCGCGCATCACGAATATATTCTTCTTAAAACGAGTCCGGCGAGAGTCAGAGAAATTGCCATTATCGCCGCATTATTCGAGGGCACCGAATGGGTCGAGCGAAGATACCCAAATAGGCTTTACAACGACTGGTCGCGCTGGATAACGCAATCGTCTAATTTCACCGGAATGACCTCCGGTTCGCGGCTTTATGCCCAGATGTCCGTCGATCTGGACCACGTCCCGATTTATCGGAGAGGTCTTTACGGCCAGGGCCAACTGGTGGGCTATCTCGACACCGGGCTTGACACAAACTCGATTTACTTTTGTGATCCGGGCATACCAGTCGCGAAGACAATCGGATGGACTGTCCCAACAGAGACCAATCACCGAAAGATTAGAGCTTATAACCATGGAACAATATCATCGGGAGATTTTGATGATATTGATGATACAATGCATGGGCACGGAACACATGTCGGCGGAAGTATCGCGGGGGAAAATGAAGCAAACTCACCAACTTCAGGGACATACAACGCAGGAGATGGTATGGCACCACTTGCTCGGCTTGTATTCACCGATGGTGCCGATGGAACGAGTGGGATATGGACACCGACGGACATGAACACCCTTTTTGGCTACACACGAAACTGTGGAGCTTATCTACACAGCAATTCCTATGGTAGTGACAGCCCGACCTATTATAATACAAACGCTCAGGAATGTGACGAATTCATGTGGGATTATAAAGATTTCCTTATCTTCTTTGCTGCTGGGAACGATAACTCGAGCACTCCTGTTGCTCGAGTAGCAAGCTATGGTGTTGCCAAGAATATAGTCACAGTTGGTGCAACAGAATCGGGTTCCGGATGGAATTACGAAACCTGGACGAATCCGGGTTCAGATGAAGGAAATGATCCTGAGAATATGGCTGAATTTTCCTCGCACGGTCCTACCGACGAAGGCCTCATGAAGCCCAATGTCTGCACCCCGGGCGGTTGGTATATATTTTCCGCAGATAATATCGATGGCGGAAGTTCCTGTCACACTGGAATGACCTTTATGGGCGGAACCTCTATGGCCACTCCCATTTGTGCTGGCATGACCGCTCTTATTCGCCAGTATTTTATGGCTGGCTATTATCCCACCGGCGACGCTGTCAGCGGCGATGCACTCACTCCCTCGGGTGCACTCATGAAAGCTATGCTTATACTTGGCACTAGAAATATGACCGGTTCCTGGACTATCAGCGCTACGAATAACTCCGGCCATCAGGACGCGCCATCGAACGGCCAGGGATGGGGGCGAGTCGTGCTTGACGATTGCATGTATTTCAATGACAGCTATGGTTCGGACACACGCAAACTCTGGTTGCAGGATGTCTCCTCTGGTTTCACTTCTACCGGTCAGACTCATACATATTGGCTTAATACCGGCACGAGCACAACAGAGAACTTTAAAGTGGTGCTTTCATTCACAGATTACCCCGGTTCGCCAGCAGTGGGAACCTCGGGAGTGAATGATCTCAACTTGTCGGTAACAGTGGATGGAAACGCATATAAGGGTAATGTATTCGCTTCTTCGGGTTCGAGATCTATCACCGGCGGCAGCTACGATGGTATCGATCGTGACGAGGTAGTTTGGCTTGATCCCATCCCAAATTCGCTGGTCGAGATAACTGTTACTGCCAATGTTATTCGCACATCGGGTCAAACATATGCTCTCGCTGTTGCAGGGGATATTTCCGAAGGCGAACCCAATGCCACACCCGGAACACCTGGATTAACTTATAACCTCTTCGATAATGAACGCACTCCCGATAGAACCCCGACAATCGAATGGCTTGTGCCAGTCGATGACGATGGCGATGCGCTTCATTTCAAGTTCCAATGGGATGATACACTCGATTTTTCGACACCTCTCGGCGAAGCAGCAACAAATATCTCCGCCACCGGATTTACCGGCGGACCTTTCCCGGTCACAGAAGGCACCACGGCGTTGAAATCATACACCTTCCAGAGCAATCTTACGCAAGGCGAAACCTACTGGTGGCGAGTTTGTTCCTACGACGGCACGTCATATAGCCCGTGGACGACAATGCTGAGTTTCACGGTCGATACGTTTATCGACCCATCGGATTGGTTCCAGACGATCAACCAGCAGTTCACGCGCGGAACGCCGTCCGGCGTCGAAATTGCCTCCGACAAAGTCCATGTCGCCGGTATGACGATTTTATTCGAAGACGATTTCGAAAGCTACAGCTCGCAGGCCGAATTCGAGGCCGAATGGACAACTTCGGGAACGGCTTCAAATTGTAACTACAGTTGGCAAACTGCAGCTTCACATTCTTCATCCCATTCAATTAGAATTTACGATGCAAGTTCATGGAGGCGGGCTTATTTCGGCCATACTTTTACAGCTTTAAGTTCAGGCTTTATATCTGTTTGGTCAGGAGTAACTTCATCCTCTGATGAGGGAGAGATTATTAGGATGTGTTCAGGTAATTTTTCCACGCGCAAAGGACAGTTATATTATCGCGAAGGTTATGTTATCTATTGGGATGGTTCAAATAGGGATAGCCTACAAGCAATCGATACCGGTTCTTGGCATAAATTCATGATTGATTTTGACAGCGGTTCAAACGAAATATATGTAACAATAGACGATACTTCGACATACGGGCCTTATACTTATGAAAATGGAGCGGGGACTATCGATAGGATAGTCTGTGGTGCATATTTAGAAAATAGTTATACAGGGACAATTTACTGGGACGATTTTATTATCGGCCAAGATGGCGGTGCTGGCAATGGAACGCTTATCTCACCGCCGATAGTTTTCGATTGGAATTCGAGTCTCGATAGCTGGAACGCAGTGAATTGGACACAGAACACCGGCGACGATATCGAGGTCGTTTGCGAAGAGCGCGTGTCCGGAAGCTGGATTCCACGCGATTCCGCGACAACGGCTACCGCCACCGGGGCTTTCGATATATCTTCCCTCGCCGATGCCGACACGATTCGCCTTCGCGCAAAACTCGCCGTAGCTGGTTCCGTCGAACCGGATATGTTCGACTGGTCTGTATCCTGGACTAATCTTTCGAGTATCGGTATCGAGATTCGAAAAGGCGGGGTCTCGGGACCGTTATATAGCACCACTGAATGGACTATAGGCCGCCTCGACGAAGGCCAGGCGATTGTAATGAATGCGGGCGATTGCGCTTACATTGAAAACACTGGGACTGTGCCTATTGATCTCCGCCTGAAGGCTGAAACGACTGGTTGGTCGCTTGCGAACAGCGCGGGAAGTGATGCCGCTCTTCTTATGGGACTTTTTGACCTCGAAAGCTCTCCTCCAGCTTCAGGTGAATTCGAAACTCCTACGGATGTTTTGAGCACCGTATTCAAGCTTTCAGGTTCCAGCGATGTGAATGCTTTTGCGACCTCTTCCTCGAACGGTGCGGATATATCTGTCGATGTGGGACGATATTTGTATCTCTATTTTCAGGCTCCGACGACGAATTCCTTTAATGCCCAACAGTCAATAACGGTTACCGTAGAGGCGATCCCGAGTAGCTAG
- a CDS encoding DUF1846 domain-containing protein — MTNKIGFDNEKYLAEQTSAIFERVNRFNDKLYLEFGGKLLYDYHASRVLPGFDPNVKMRLLKKLQNNLDVILCIYAGDIERRKLRADFGITYDADALKTIDDFADWGIDISAVVITRYNNQPSALAFKNKLERRDVPVYTHRFTKGYPSDIDSIVSDEGYGANDYIPVSKRIVVITGPGPGSGKLATCLSQLYHEYKRGVQAGYAKFETFPIWNLPLNHKVNVAYEAATVDLEDVNLIDHFHLEAYNEKTVNYNRDIQAFPLLKRIIEKITGRESEYKSPTDMGVNRAGFAIIDDDAVQVASHQEIIRRYFRCACEYVMGMVEKETLDRSKLIMEKVGAVVEDRAVVKPTHDAATEAEHNGKGNDGVYCGAAIELRDGTIITGKNSPLMHSSSALILNTVKHLTALPDNIDLIPKNIIDSLAYLKEKVLCGKKVSLDLEETLITLSISAIFNPAAQMAVESLKQLEDCEVHLSHIPTPGDEAGLRKLGVNLTCDPEFSTKSLFNGK; from the coding sequence ATGACAAACAAAATAGGTTTTGATAATGAAAAATATCTTGCCGAACAAACCTCTGCAATTTTCGAGAGAGTAAATCGCTTTAACGACAAGCTTTATCTCGAATTTGGAGGCAAGCTTCTTTACGATTATCATGCATCGCGAGTGCTTCCCGGCTTCGATCCGAATGTTAAAATGCGGCTTTTGAAAAAACTTCAGAACAATCTAGATGTTATATTATGTATTTATGCTGGGGACATAGAACGCAGAAAGCTTCGCGCCGATTTTGGTATTACTTATGATGCTGATGCGCTTAAGACAATCGATGATTTCGCCGATTGGGGAATAGATATTTCTGCGGTTGTAATTACGAGATATAACAACCAGCCATCGGCATTGGCTTTTAAGAATAAACTCGAGCGTCGAGACGTGCCGGTATATACCCACCGCTTCACCAAGGGCTATCCATCCGATATAGACTCCATTGTCAGCGATGAAGGTTATGGTGCTAATGATTATATTCCAGTGAGCAAGCGTATTGTAGTGATTACAGGCCCCGGACCGGGAAGTGGTAAACTCGCAACCTGTCTAAGTCAACTATATCACGAATATAAGCGCGGTGTTCAGGCTGGATACGCAAAATTCGAGACCTTCCCAATATGGAATCTTCCGCTTAACCATAAGGTCAATGTAGCCTACGAGGCCGCAACTGTGGACCTCGAGGATGTCAACCTTATTGACCATTTCCACCTCGAGGCTTACAACGAGAAGACCGTTAACTATAATCGGGATATACAGGCATTTCCGCTACTAAAACGAATTATCGAGAAGATCACCGGTCGCGAATCGGAATACAAATCGCCCACAGACATGGGAGTTAACCGTGCGGGGTTCGCCATCATCGACGATGATGCCGTGCAGGTGGCCTCGCATCAGGAGATAATCCGCCGATATTTTCGTTGTGCTTGCGAATATGTTATGGGTATGGTAGAAAAAGAAACCCTCGACCGCTCTAAACTTATCATGGAAAAAGTCGGTGCGGTTGTTGAGGATCGGGCAGTTGTTAAACCCACCCATGATGCCGCAACCGAGGCCGAACACAATGGTAAAGGCAACGACGGTGTCTATTGCGGCGCAGCAATAGAGCTTCGCGATGGCACAATTATCACCGGCAAAAATTCCCCTCTTATGCACTCATCTTCCGCGCTTATTCTAAATACGGTTAAACACCTTACAGCCTTGCCGGACAATATAGACCTTATACCCAAAAACATCATAGACTCCCTTGCATACCTTAAGGAAAAAGTTCTTTGCGGCAAAAAGGTAAGTCTCGATCTGGAGGAGACACTGATAACTTTGAGTATAAGCGCTATTTTTAATCCTGCCGCACAGATGGCTGTCGAAAGCCTCAAGCAACTCGAGGATTGCGAGGTGCATCTATCCCACATCCCAACCCCCGGCGATGAGGCCGGTCTCCGCAAAC